In Papaver somniferum cultivar HN1 chromosome 9, ASM357369v1, whole genome shotgun sequence, the genomic stretch CAAAAAAACTTACTACCGTTTGTTCAAATCCAAGTTTCAGTTTTTCAATCAAACTTTGCAATCTTCGAAAGAACAAGTCTAATTTTGGTGCCCTATTCATTCCCAAAGGTACGTTTCAACTTGCAATCCCATTTCTCTATCTacttttcatttcattttgttcattTGACAGCTAGTTGTTGCACTTCACCGATCAAATTTTGTAGCTGAAATTCCTGATATATACGTATTTTCAGAAAAAGAGAGTACATTAAAATGTTCAGTATTGTCTAAATTGATCTCTCTATGAGAATACACAAGTTCTACAACTAAGTTAGAAATGCCAGTCAAACAAAACTTGGGATGATAATCATGAATTATGAATTGGATCACAAAACAATAGAAACAATTATTTGGGTATTCTTGATCGAAGTGAGAATGAATTACGTTATAGTTATATCCGTAGAGTGTGTTTTTTATACTGCCTCCACATAGAACAGGTTTAGCACTTCATCGCAACAcgtcaccttttctttctttcttttttgattgAGTTGGCTGTGCGCTCCCTACgccacccatgcttccttatctTTGGCTCTAATACTCAATAAGTAGCGGTACGACATAAATTTTTATATATTGATTGATGAATTATGAACTCAGAGGTTGGTGAGCATCGGTGATAGCGAATGATTTCTTGTTTTACTTATGGTATTTCTACTGATAGTTGTTTAGACATTACTTGAGCTGTAACTTAGCTTTGTTAACCTGGGTTTTGCATGCTGCTGATAGAATTAAATTGGTTTATTTGACCCCTATTGTGCCAGAACTAAAATATTTCAACAGGTTACTCTTTCCTTTACTTGCTTATATCTTTTCTTCTGTGTTGTCCAACCGTGAGTCTGCTGAGGCAGTACTCTTGATGGTTTGGTTTCGTGACAGTTAATTCATGAACATCGTGATCAGTGTCCGTAAACCATGCTCTTTAAGTGCAAGCATTAATTCGCGGCAGGGTCCAgtgtgaaaatagtaaaaagtTGTGAATATTCACAGCCGTTTTAGAGCTATATGTTTCAAATCCTCTTGGCCTCTTATACCAAATGCAGAAGGATCCTATTTCACTAAGTCCCATACTTGCACCTAAATAACAACACAAAAGCATGTCAATTTTAATATTAATTGCAATGCATTTGACATCTTTGATTCTTGATTATTCAGATATCCAGGTTAGAGTTGTAAGCCTACTGAACATCAGATCTATGTCAAAATCCGTAGACTCATCATCAGATATGGAGCTAGTTATAACAGAAAACAAAAACCATGAGCTGCTTACTGCAGCTTATGATAACTATGGAGGAGTAACTGTAGAGGTTAAGGATCCATTGGACTCTGAAATATTCCTTTCTCTACATAAAGCTTCAATAAAAGAATGGACACAAAAGGTGGTGGTTACTATGGTCATTTCATTTCGATAGGTCAATGTTTAACTAAATgtgattttctttcttcttctttttgtgtaCCATAAAAATCACTGAACATGTTATATTGATGCAAATTGTAGATACTTTATTGCAGGGAAAGAAAGGTGTTTGGATTAAACTGCCAATTGAACATGTAAATCTTGTTGAAGCTGCAGTCAAGGTTGATTATCTTCTCTCAACCAAGCTGTCAGCGACAAAAGTTGATATCCTTTGTGTTTGATTGCTTCCATTGATTCCAGAGTGAGATTTTGTCATTCTTTTCCTAATGTTTCCGGTTTCCACAAACCTGCTATGCTTAATTTTCAGGAGGGGTTTTGGTACCACCATGCCGAACCAACCTACTTAATGCTGGTATATTGGATTCCTGAAACTGTTAATACTCTTCCTTTAAATGCTACACACCGAGTTGGTATTGGTGCTTTTGTAATGAGCGACGAAGGAAAGGTACTTTCATGGTGCAGCTATTTTTAGCTCTTAATAAGTTAATCTGGCTACCCACAAATATAAGTCCCAACCTAGTCACTTGTATGATTGACATTCTCTTTTTGTGCCATAGTCATGATTGCGGAAAGACATACAATGAAAATGATCATCTGACTGTTTTCTAGAGGATTAATTTTGTTAAAATTactaagttcttttatgtttgcTTATCTCATTTGATGGTAGGTGTTAGTAGTACAGGAAAAAAGTGGGAAATTGAGGGGTTCTGGTGTCTGGAAATATCCAACTGGAGTTGTTGATGAGGTACTCCACACAGCATTGAGTTCTTATTCTTATTATAtccatcttatttatattgtaagCTTGCAACCTTTTACTAATAATCATTTTTATCGACAGGGTGAGGATATATGTACGGCAGCTGTTAGGGAAGTAAAGGAAGAAACAGGAGTGTGTATTTCTGTAAAAGTTTCTCTTAATTTGCGATGTTTGAATAGTGAATAGATTGATTTATGTCTAAGTTCTGTTTTTTATGTTCAGATTGACTCAGAATTTGTGGAAGTTCTGGCGTTCAGGTAGGTGTCtatatccaaaaaaaatattacttGCAATTGCAAATACAAAATGGTATACCTATATCTTGCTCGAAACAGTAGAGCTCATTTTGATGCTTGTGATCCATAATAATACCTCTCCTTTGATCCGTTCTTCCATAACTCAAAAAACTTTGACCTACTTTCTAAGCATAACCTCGCTCTTCCTATATGATTGCAGTTCACTTCATCATTCTTTTCCTGTATTTTACATATGCAATTCCATTGCTGCTGTTGTTATTCTAATTTTTGGGTTAGCACTTAGCAGACACTTAATGAGATAGTTTTTAGCGACTCATGAGTGAATATGACATATTGATTCTACTTATTTGAATCACAATCCCGTAATATAAAATTGAACTATTTAATTCGAAGTTTTGATTGGTATGTATTTGTTTACCAACCTAAAACTGCTttcagaaaatataaaatatttatGTTTCATTTAAGAGCCTCATCAAAAAGACTAAATGAAGTAATGATGCAAAATTCAATGtgatcaaaattcaaaagatccAAGTTATGGCCTGTTGCATTATGTATCGCTGTTGGGCAGGACCTCACTGTCCATTAAAAATAGTCAAGTAATGTTGACATGACTCTGTGTGTCCACCAATCATCATGTCAAATCTTTATATCAACTAATTAGAATAAAGCACGGATTCGTAATATATATAGTAGatatgtttttctttccttttcttctatCTTTCCTGAATTTATAGGCGTACTTCATATTGTCTTATTGCTCTCACCTTCCAATTGTGAAAGTTCTTAAACTCTTAATTGCTTAAATTTACAGGCAAAGCCACAAGGCATTCTTTGAAAAATCAGATTTATTCTTTGTGTGCATGATGCGGCCCCTCTCATTTGACATCGAGAAACAAGACCATGAAATTGAGGCTGCACAGGTAATGGCTCGTCAAATTAACCTAAAAGAAATCTCTAAATAAAATTCAAGAAAAAGCTAGACTTTACATCTATAAGAATTAGTATTCTAAAGAGAACTGAGCAAACTAAAATATACGTGTTCAAATCTTCCCACTCTTCTGTCTGTTAAAGCTAACTTAGGGAGATGCACAGGGGATTGATTATTTCTGGTGACTGGTTTGCTTGATCTCTTAGGGATGAGAGAAAATCGTCAACCcagaaatgaaatgaaaccaaAAACATAGTAGAAAGCACTGTAAACTGATCAAACTGATGGAAATTCGTCATTGTTGCTATTTTTAACAGTGGATGAGTTTCGAGGAATATGCCGCCCAACCTTTTATCCAAAAAAGCGACATGTTCAAGAATATTGTGGAAATCtgcttgaagaagaaaggtagCGGGTATTATAGCGGATTATCCCCAGTTTCAACAAAATCAAGTTTCTCCAATAGAGAGAGCTTCTTGTATTTAAATAAACGGGATCTGAATAGAACAAGTAATGATAACGAACCCTAGAAAAGCAACATCTCTACTTCTTAATATACTAATTTACAACCTGTCCGGATGCAAGGGTACATTATATTTTCTGTGGCAATTTTATTCTCAATTCCGATGTATTTCTTTGTTTCTAACTTGCGTGAACACTGCCAAAATAAGATAATCGAAATCAGACAATTTGAATTTGCTGTACAATTGAATTTAAGTGTTATGGTCCTGCTACTTGCTGTTTTtgtgatgaagatgaaactgCAGCTCACCTTTTTCTACCTCAGATTTGTCAGTGAGATTTGGTAAACATTTAACTAAAGTGTTTCACTGATAAGAAAAAAGTCGTTCCAACGTAAGCAAAAGTAAAAGATAACAGAAGCTGAAGGATATAAGCAGTATTAAAGACAAACACTTAGAAACTGAAACTTAACAAGCCAGACATCTGAGTATGTTTTTAAACACCACTCTCTACCATCTTGCCACCGCCTGTCAAGCACCCAGGTTTGCATCTGAATGCCTGCTAAAACAAAGACAAAACAAGCGAGAAGACTGCAATGATAACAGATCAAAGCACACCACAAACAACGATTATATAAAAACATAAGCCTCCTAATGAAAAAAGGATAGTTCCTTCCTACGACTGCTGTTCTCAACATCACCCCTCTACCCAAGCGCACACTTCATTTCTTCTTGGCAGCAGACTTGGTGACCTTGGCACCTGATGGGTCTTTCTTCTCAACTTCCTTAATAACACCAACAGCAACTGTCTGCCTCATGTCCCTCACAGCGAATCGTCCAAGAGGTGGGTACTGAGAGAAGGTCTCCACAACCATGGGCTTGGTTGGAAGCATCTTTAATAATACCAGCATCACCATTCTTCAAGAACTTAGGCTCCTTCTCAAGCTCCTTTCCAGATCGCCTATCGATCTTGGTGAGGATTTCGGCAAACTTAACAGCAATGTGAGAAGTGTGACAGTAAAGATACTCGGAAACTTAATTATACAAACAAGATTGTATTTGAAACTAGTTATACCTTGTTACAGCAGCAGGTCATCTGCTTGACACCAAGCGTGAAAGCAAGAAGGGCGTGCTCACGAGTCTGGCCATCCTTGGAGATACCAGCCTCAAAACCTCCAGTGGTGGAGTCAGGACGGCACAATCGGCCTGAGAGGTACCAGTAATCATGTTCTTAATAAAGTCACGATGTCCTGGAGCATCAATAACTGTGCAGTAGTACTTGGTGGTCTCAAACTTCCACAAGGCAATATCAATGGTAATACCACGCTCACGTTCAGCCTTAAGCTTGTCAAGAACCCATGCGTACTTGAATGACCTCTTGTTCATCTCAGCAGCCTCTTTCTCGAACCTCTCGATCACACGCTTGTCAATACCTCCAAGCTTGTAGATCAAGTGACCAGTGGTGGTCGACTTCCCAGAGTCGACATGTCCAATGACAACAATGTTGATGTGAACCTTCTCCTTACCCATATTGAGTTATTAACAATAAACTGCAGTATCCCATCAGAAGAACCATATAATAGAATAAGTGACATCTCTTAGAATCAAAAGAGATACAATTTCCAAGAAAGAAAAACTGAAACAGCAAACACGAAGAACTCTCTGTGATAAGAAAGGCACATAAGAGACATGCCAGTGGTTTTCATATTGGTGAATAGGTTTGCATAACATCACAACTAAATATCATGGTAAATTGGAAGTAAAAAGAGGAACATGAacagacacaaaaaaaaaaaaaaacaagaaaaacaagacgCAGAACAGTTCCGATGTGTGACAATCTTATACAAAATCAGCATGATCAAGCATGAATTAATAATATAATGAAAACAGACCAGCACTGACTATCAAATTCGGCAAAATCCAAGATACAAGTACAGATACATATGAATCTACGAGAACTGATTAACGAAATTGAATAAATCAGCCACGAACATGATAACACTGTTCTATATGATCTATCTCTCGGTGTAATTCGATTTAacattgtaggtacacatttcattttccgccacgtgcccacaaagacacacgtggaggacatacggctaagggcatcaagatatgatatcacgcgtggacagtcaagagtcactttatcctattcctagaaagatctaagatctacgactGGGGAtagttgattaatgatttttcgtgggttgtaatgaggttcaaactctcggacttgtgaagattaaatttaattatatacaaaattattaacaatgtgtgcgagaggtaaccaagacactagattccactattatgcaaaattgaatgataaatatttcaaaactctattcaattcataagtcctcttttatctttaattcactatcaatcatacagattctcaaacattatttgtaaaccttaagcatagattatcagagattaaaccaagcataacctatcaaactgaataacaaataattaagacaatcattcaaacaatttaaaactctgcaaaagcagcgattaggtgaattatataattaaatgaaatagttacccatttatgttgcgtgaatagcttcctccattgccttggttacgagggatttagctcatcatagtaaaaatgctctcaaaataatttattatggctcaaaaatggtttacaaatgatgagaatatgagaaatacaataaaaccagagacctacgaccctcagtgacaaaataagactgctgcagctgtgtcgcaaacactgtggaaaataagactgcctgttgtacgacccacaggtgtgagtcgttattactgtagaaaaatgactgctgttgcaggtccgttcttcgtgttcttcatgttcatcagcagcagcagcagcagaaaccgagtttgggaaaactcgaatttcttcttctctggctctcctcagccccccagactctcgactcTTCTAAaatctttagccttgtatttatagtgttttagaacaaaaatatccgaccataacaccgtataatttcccatgaatcccgtcattgctcgctgcccatatttaacaataatttccatttttggcctctacacacgtaaactttgatcctgcatgCTCTAGTTAACCTTCTCCACGtctccgaagtcatcgaactcctccaaaacactccatgcatggcaaacacacaatcaaactcgtgttacaggacacgttgctctgttttgagctcatgactcaaaccaggatttccagccaattccgatcgaatccgatgcccacaatgtgttcgttatcccatatcacaacttcccaccaaattccagcgattgaatcgcactaaaacaccttcattttctcgatcacaaatctaccagttttgaatatatttttcccgccaaaaagttgtttttgaatttaaagagaagatggatgccccttaaccagagcttgggtgcgaatagcaattgggtggaaatagtaatttttgggtggaaatagtaatttttctgggttcctccgggacatttctgggacgtttccggtgcatttctggggcgcttccggcatactttcagggtacttccggttcactgtttacagaggtccaaatgccacatattcagtcactttcgccgcaaaaccttatttttccaaaaacacctacaaataaataaaataccatcataagtacaaaaatgggtactaacaatatatacaattgggctatattagacacataaatgcgtctatcaatagtcAGACtaacgcagacaagacaggggcagaagacaacTGTCTACCGcagacagacatctcaactacccgcattaaataccctcaaacagcattcGCGTTAGTCAGTctgtattggaagcgcagataatactgcgtatccagacagaacacgcagatgcagccgagaacacgaagacttttgcgtgagtggcacaaaacacaagaggataaggttataacgggcttcagaagtggaccccacgtaacctccctataaatacccctctctcccaagtgaagaa encodes the following:
- the LOC113311066 gene encoding nudix hydrolase 10-like; the encoded protein is MFKYLYRLPSASVLFSTTKKLTTVCSNPSFSFSIKLCNLRKNKSNFGALFIPKDIQVRVVSLLNIRSMSKSVDSSSDMELVITENKNHELLTAAYDNYGGVTVEVKDPLDSEIFLSLHKASIKEWTQKGKKGVWIKLPIEHVNLVEAAVKEGFWYHHAEPTYLMLVYWIPETVNTLPLNATHRVGIGAFVMSDEGKVLVVQEKSGKLRGSGVWKYPTGVVDEGEDICTAAVREVKEETGIDSEFVEVLAFRQSHKAFFEKSDLFFVCMMRPLSFDIEKQDHEIEAAQWMSFEEYAAQPFIQKSDMFKNIVEICLKKKGSGYYSGLSPVSTKSSFSNRESFLYLNKRDLNRTSNDNEP